Proteins from one Periplaneta americana isolate PAMFEO1 chromosome 6, P.americana_PAMFEO1_priV1, whole genome shotgun sequence genomic window:
- the LOC138702049 gene encoding insulin-like growth factor-binding protein complex acid labile subunit — MRKDLHAIMKTVLKIIILFGITNSLQVTCSRCIWGKNAGSCFNNSLTEVPNYVNTTILYLDLSYNDIQFLNPTSFSNLNQLIKLSIVSSRVSHIDNDSFKFTTSLEDLNLSNNNIKSLQTGTFHCLEKLKKIHLFYNKFSAVQSDVFSNLKSLEELYLNHNFILEIEARSFQGLHALQILDLRHNNLESIGSGDFQDLTNLQFLHLSHNAIKEVRPNSFQSLEKLSLLDLSWNKIECLNTDTFQGLHSLTVLQLDNNALSVLPENVFQDLSLLKELEINNNFLYKITPGTFDDLTKLMILELSGNKLESIKKNTFLGLTRVNFLNLARNIIKDLDSSAFLGLQGQVSTHYNGLKINLEGNVIESIPHEAFKGIKYINTINLANNSIKSIKKEAFQDLSKLRRLYLDNNNLEVLHSNVFKQLTNLDVLSLSGAYIHTIEGKAFSGLGYLSKLNLEKNKILAINPETFHNLPNLQTLSLRNNLITNIDATAFKSCESLQTLELENNKLEKIPKDFFKEMRQLSSLTISNNTIHTLEPGAFNGLNEIEVLQLDNNKIRSLEEGTFDDLSSVVFLTFVNNTIGTLKPHIFSKLNNLKSLHFEGNLIENIEPGVFDGLSSISSIDLSRNKIKSLRRGSFRGMKKTNTIRLNGNGIESLEEDVFLGADRLIELELRNNLIRSIPPGAFNGISNLKYLVLDFNEIETLEPDVFQHIGNLMLLSLASNCLRNLDKNTFSNVNRLLLLSIKNNTIPEIDTEIFKHKTELKILDLSYNPISHLEQQHFAHTGDLVHLDISNCKLTHLSPGIFNSTPNIQKLNLAGNSLRSLDLKVVQQLGELSELGLHGNPLECDCQLQPLWNWARENKVVTSTGSEGEPKCKGSDENDWDMLQNITCSKQKGSKPGERTVLLVGTAVNVMEMVILFTVFLLIP, encoded by the exons ATGAGGAAAGATCTGCATGC AATCATGAAGACTGTGCTCAAGATTATTATCCTGTTTGGAATTACTAACAGTCTACAAGTCACGTGTTCTCGTTGTATCTGGGGAAAGAACGCAGGTTCCTGTTTCAATAACAGTCTCACAGAAGTGCCAAACTACGTCAACACTACAATACTCTATCTTGACCTCAGTTACAACGATATACAGTTTCTCAATCCAACAAGCTTCAGTAATCTTAATCAACTAATAAAACTCTCCATAGTTTCATCTAGAGTCTCACACATCGATAATGATTCCTTCAAATTCACGACATCCCTAGAAGATCTCAATCTTTCCAACAATAACATTAAAAGTCTACAAACAGGGACATTTCATTGTTTGGAAAAGCTAAAGAAAATCCACTTATTTTATAACAAGTTTTCAGCAGTTCAATCTGATGTGTTTTCTAACTTGAAAAGTTTGGAAGAGTTATATTTAAACCACAACTTCATACTAGAAATAGAGGCAAGAAGTTTCCAAGGTCTTCATGCTTTACAGATTCTGGACTTGCGACATAACAATTTAGAGTCCATCGGTTCTGGTGACTTTCAAGATTTGACCAATTTACAGTTCTTGCATTTAAGCCACAACGCAATTAAAGAAGTTAGACCAAATTCATTTCAGTCacttgaaaaattaagtttgttagaCTTATCTTGGAACAAAATAGAATGTCTTAATACTGACACATTTCAGGGTCTTCACAGTTTAACTGTGTTGCAACTTGACAACAACGCATTGTCTGTATTGCCCGAAAATGTGTTCCAAGATTTGTCATTGCTCAAAGAactggaaataaataataattttttgtataaaattactCCAGGAACATTTGATGATCTCACTAAACTTATGATTCTCGAACTTTCAGGAAATAAACTCGAATCAATAAAAAAGAATACATTTCTGGGATTAACCAGGGTAAATTTTCTCAATTTGGCACGTAACATTATAAAAGATTTAGACTCAAGTGCATTCCTTGGCCTTCAAGGACAAGTTAGCACTCATTATAATGGACTGAAGATTAATCTAGAAGGAAATGTAATTGAAAGTATACCACATGAGGCGTTTAAAGGAATCAAATATATTAACACTATTAATTTAGCTAATAACAGcattaaaagtataaaaaaagaagCATTTCAAGATCTGAGTAAGTTAAGAAGATTATATTTGGATAATAACAATCTGGAAGTACTCCACTCGAATGTATTTAAACAATTGACAAATCTAGATGTGCTGAGTTTGAGTGGAGCTTATATTCATACTATTGAGGGCAAGGCTTTCAGTGGCCTTGGATATTTATCAAAActcaatttagaaaaaaataaaattctagcTATTAATCCTGAAACCTTTCACAACTTACCCAACTTGCAAACCCTTAGTCTCCGAAATAATTTGATCACAAACATTGATGCCACTGCTTTTAAATCGTGTGAAAGCCTACAGACATTGGAGCTGGAAAATAATAAACTAGAAAAAATCCCAAAAGACTTCTTTAAAGAAATGAGACAGCTCTCTTCTTTAACAATATCTAACAATACAATTCATACTCTTGAACCAGGTGCATTCAATGGACTTAACGAAATTGAAGTTCTCCaattagataataataaaatacgaaGCCTTGAGGAAGGCACTTTCGATGATTTATCTTCCGTTGTTTTCCTCACGTTTGTAAATAACACAATTGGAACATTGAAACCGcatattttctcaaaactaaataATTTGAAATCTCTTCACTTTGAAGGAAACTTAATCGAAAACATAGAACCTGGTGTATTTGATGGTTTATCCAGTATATCGAGCATAGATTTAAGTCGCAATAAGATTAAATCTCTTAGACGTGGTTCATTTAGAGGAATGAAGAAAACGAACACCATACGACTTAATGGAAATGGTATAGAAAGTTTAGAAGAAGATGTATTTTTAGGGGCAGACAGATTGATTGAGTTAGAGCTCCGGAATAATTTAATACGTTCAATACCTCCAGGAGCTTTCAATGGCATTTCAAACTTAAAGTATCTCGTTTTGGATTTCAATGAAATTGAAACGTTAGAACCAGACGTATTCCAGCATATTGGTAACTTAATGCTTTTGTCCTTAGCCAGCAATTGCTTGAGAAATTTAGACAAGAATACGTTCAGCAATGTAAATAGACTTCTCCTACTTTCAATTAAAAACAACACAATTCCAGAGATAGACACAGAAATTTTTAAACATAAGACAGAGTTGAAAATCCTTGATCTCTCTTATAATCCCATATCTCATCTGGAACAACAACATTTTGCTCATACTGGAGATCTTGTTCACTTGGACATTTCCAACTGTAAGTTGACACATTTGTCACCAGGAATTTTCAATTCTACACCTAACATTCAAAAGTTGAATCTGGCTGGAAATAGTCTTCGTTCGCTGGATTTAAAAGTAGTACAGCAATTAGGAGAACTCTCAGAACTTGGACTGCACGGAAACCCTCTCGAATGTGACTGTCAGCTTCAGCCTTTGTGGAACTGGGCTAGAGAAAACAAAGTAGTTACTAGTACAGGATCTGAAGGCGAGCCAAAGTGCAAGGGGTCCGACGAAAATGACTGggatatgctacaaaatattacATGCTCTAAACAGAAAGGATCTAAACCCGGGGAAAGAACAGTCTTGTTAGTTGGTACAGCTGTCAATGTAATGGAGATGGTTATTTTGTTCACTGTATTTTTGCTTATTCCATAG